Proteins found in one Verrucomicrobiota bacterium genomic segment:
- a CDS encoding HAD family hydrolase, translating into MTKGYLIDMDGVIYRGSTMIPGAVEFIQQLQRSGTPFLFLTNNSERSPKDLVAKFSHFGLKVSWKNFYTAAHCTADFLVRQQPTSSAFVIGEGGLIVALQEAGIAFDSIKPDFVVVGEGRLFNFEIVEKAMRLLANGSRLVATNPDTWCPTDAGPRPGTGALAALLESATGKKAYCLGKPNPFMFVMARKRLGLRSNETIMIGDTMETDIRGAVELGIPAYLVLTGSTKRETVAQYPYQPTGILNSIADLLDLEESVLAHAAATV; encoded by the coding sequence ATGACGAAAGGTTATTTGATTGATATGGACGGCGTCATCTACCGGGGTTCGACAATGATCCCCGGCGCAGTTGAATTCATACAACAACTTCAACGTTCGGGAACGCCGTTTCTTTTCTTGACGAATAATTCCGAACGTTCACCGAAAGACCTCGTGGCGAAATTTAGTCATTTTGGATTAAAAGTATCGTGGAAAAACTTCTACACCGCCGCTCATTGCACGGCAGATTTTCTCGTCCGCCAACAACCAACGAGCAGCGCATTTGTCATTGGCGAAGGGGGATTGATTGTCGCCTTGCAGGAAGCCGGGATTGCGTTCGATTCGATCAAACCGGACTTCGTCGTGGTTGGCGAAGGACGCCTCTTCAACTTTGAAATCGTTGAGAAGGCGATGCGACTGCTGGCCAATGGCAGCCGACTGGTTGCCACCAACCCGGATACGTGGTGCCCGACCGATGCCGGGCCGCGCCCTGGGACCGGGGCATTGGCGGCGCTGCTCGAAAGTGCCACCGGCAAGAAAGCCTATTGCCTGGGCAAGCCCAACCCGTTCATGTTCGTGATGGCGCGCAAGCGACTTGGACTCCGAAGCAACGAAACCATCATGATCGGCGACACCATGGAGACGGACATTCGCGGCGCGGTGGAACTCGGCATCCCGGCGTATCTCGTGTTGACCGGCTCCACCAAGCGCGAAACGGTGGCTCAATATCCCTACCAACCCACCGGCATTCTTAATTCAATCGCCGACCTGCTGGATTTGGAGGAATCCGTTCTGGCACACGCAGCCGCGACGGTGTGA